From one Culex quinquefasciatus strain JHB chromosome 3, VPISU_Cqui_1.0_pri_paternal, whole genome shotgun sequence genomic stretch:
- the LOC6032733 gene encoding uncharacterized protein LOC6032733 isoform X2, with the protein MASAEQGAGTDQTDRGMRKEYFGSSGVTKFLPPVFKLLELAVAIICIGLIDDPANNSRFRVFLATRTASLAYSTFVPFLIFSVIYLFGKVIRENIPWKLQSLLNLTAFILYLASAACILNDWSETKTRNYWPPNTQRMDYMCGAGAVAVIGALIYLLDLIVTVRLGVKGEIE; encoded by the exons ATGGCCAGCGCGGAACAGGGAGCCGGAACCGACCAGACCGACCGGGGCATGCGGAAGGAGTACTTTGGCAGCAGTGGCGTCACCAAGTTCCTGCCGCCGGTGTTTAAGCTGCTGGAGCTG GCTGTCGCCATTATCTGCATCGGACTGATCGACGACCCGGCCAACAACTCACGATTCCGCGTGTTCTTGGCCACACGCACGGCCTCCCTCGCCTATTCCACCTTCGTGCCCTTTCTGATCTTCTCCGTCATCTATCTGTTCGGCAAGGTCATTCGTGAGAA CATTCCGTGGAAGTTGCAATCGCTGCTGAATCTAACCGCGTTCATCCTGTACCTGGCGAGCGCTGCCTGCATCCTGAATGACTGGTCCGAAACCAAGACCCGGAATTACTGGCCACCAAACACACAGCG AATGGACTACATGTGCGGTGCCGGAGCGGTCGCCGTCATTGGGGCGCTGATCTACCTGCTGGATCTGATAGTCACCGTCCGGCTCGGAGTGAAGGGCGAGATCGAGTAA
- the LOC6032733 gene encoding uncharacterized protein LOC6032733 isoform X1: MNIEISRLTMASAEQGAGTDQTDRGMRKEYFGSSGVTKFLPPVFKLLELAVAIICIGLIDDPANNSRFRVFLATRTASLAYSTFVPFLIFSVIYLFGKVIRENIPWKLQSLLNLTAFILYLASAACILNDWSETKTRNYWPPNTQRMDYMCGAGAVAVIGALIYLLDLIVTVRLGVKGEIE, translated from the exons ATGAACATAG AAATCTCCCGCCTCACGATGGCCAGCGCGGAACAGGGAGCCGGAACCGACCAGACCGACCGGGGCATGCGGAAGGAGTACTTTGGCAGCAGTGGCGTCACCAAGTTCCTGCCGCCGGTGTTTAAGCTGCTGGAGCTG GCTGTCGCCATTATCTGCATCGGACTGATCGACGACCCGGCCAACAACTCACGATTCCGCGTGTTCTTGGCCACACGCACGGCCTCCCTCGCCTATTCCACCTTCGTGCCCTTTCTGATCTTCTCCGTCATCTATCTGTTCGGCAAGGTCATTCGTGAGAA CATTCCGTGGAAGTTGCAATCGCTGCTGAATCTAACCGCGTTCATCCTGTACCTGGCGAGCGCTGCCTGCATCCTGAATGACTGGTCCGAAACCAAGACCCGGAATTACTGGCCACCAAACACACAGCG AATGGACTACATGTGCGGTGCCGGAGCGGTCGCCGTCATTGGGGCGCTGATCTACCTGCTGGATCTGATAGTCACCGTCCGGCTCGGAGTGAAGGGCGAGATCGAGTAA